From the genome of Tsukamurella pulmonis:
CCACCCTCGCGCTGGAGCCGTGGTTCTGCGCCACGACCGATCAGATCACCTTCGATCCGGACGGGTGGACGCTGCGCTCGGCCGACGGCTCGCGCGCGGCGCACAGCGAGCACACCGTCGCGATCACCGAGGACGGACCGCTGATCCTCACCGCCCCGGCATGATCTCCGCGCCGGCTCAGTCCGCCGGCGCGAACGGCGTCTCCTGGTAGACGCAGCGATTGAGCCAGTTGGCGTACAGGAGCTGCCCGTGGCTGCGCCAGCGGCTCAGCGGCACGGCCGCGGGGTCGTCGCCCGGGAAGTAGTGCGCGGGCACCGCCACCTCGAGCCCCTGCCCGCTGTCGCGGCGGTACTCGAGCGCGAGCGTGTCGGCGTCGTACTCGGGATGTCCGGTGACGAAGACCTGGCGGCCGTCGGCGGTGGCCGCGAGGTACATGCCCGCCTCGTCGCTCACCGCGAGCACGTCGACGGCGCCGGTGGCCTCGACGTCGGCGGCGTGGACATCGGTGTGCCGTGAGTGCGGCGCGAGGAACTCGTCGTCGAAACCGGTGAGGATCGGCGAGCGCGTCCCGGTCAGACGGTGTGGGAAGACCCCGGAGATCTTCTGCGATACCTCGTGCTTGCCCACGCCGTAGTGGTGGTAGAGCGCTGCCTGCGCGCCCCAGCACACGTGCATCGTGGACTGCACGTTGGTGCGCGTCCAGTCGAGGATCCTGGTCATCTCCGGCCAGTAGTCGACGTCCTCGAAGGGCAGCCGCTCGATGGGCGCGCCGGTGACGATCATGCCGTCGAAGTGCCGATCGGCCACCTCGTCGAAGGTCGAGTAGAACGATTCGAGATGCTCGGACGGCGTGGTCCGCGAGACGTGGCTGGCCGTGCGCAGCAGTGTGACCTCGACCTGCAGGGGCGTGTTCCCCAGCAGCCGGAGCAGTTGGGTCTCCGTGGCGACCTTCATCGGCATCAGGTTGAGGATGGCGATCTGCAGGGGGCGGATGTCCTGGTGCGCGGCGCGCACGTCGGACATGACGAAGACCTGCTCCGCCTCGAGGACTGCGGCGGCGGGCAGGTCGCGGGGCACGGTGACAGGCATCGTCGTCCAGATTAGTTCAGCGGCGCCCGGAGCACCGCGCGCGGATCCGCCCTGCGCCCTCGGATCCGGCCGGAGAGGACCGGCGCACCGGTCATCGCTGCGCGCCGATCAGCACCGCGGCGGCCTCGCGCGCACCGTCGACCACGCCGTCCGGGCCCAGGATCGCCGCGGTGGTCAGCGCCCCCTCGGTGAGCAGCCCGATCTGCACCGCGACGCGGTCCGGAAGGCCCGCGTCGGCCACCAGCGCCGAGAGCTCGTCCTGGTAGCAGGCCTTGTTGTGCTGCGCGGCGTCGGCGACGGTGGGCGAGGTGGCGCCGAGCTCACCGTAGCTGTTGATGAACGAACAGCCTCGGAAGTCGTTGTCCGCGAACATCTCCTCGAGCCAGTCGAAGACCGCCAGGATCTTCGCCTCGGGGGTGCGGGCCTTGTCGACGTACTTGTGCAGGCCGTCGGTCCAGCGCCGGTCGCGGATCGTCAACACCTGCGCGACGAGGGCGTCCTTCGACGGGAAGAGCTTGTAGATCGCCTTGAGCGAGACGCCGGCCGCGGTGCGGATCTCGTCCATGCCCACGGCCTGGATCCCCTTGCCGTAGAACAGCTTCTCGGCGGCCTCCAGCACGGCTGCGCGCTGCTGCTCGGCATCCATCTTCCACCACCCCTTGACGCGAGAACGATCGTTCCCCTACTGTAGCAGCCAGCCGGAGAACGAACGTTCTCCGCGCAGCCGACCAAGGAGTGGATCATGACCGTTCTCGAGCCCGCAGCCCAGGCCTTCTCCGATGCCACCGCCAACCCGCCGTACCTGTTCGACCTCGGCCCCGTCGAGGGGCGGAAGACGGTCGACGAGGTGCATCCTCAGAGGGCTTCACGTACCCCGAGGTCGACGAGGATTGGGTCACCGTCGCCGGCGGCCCCACCGGCGAGGTGCGCACCCGCATCGTCCGACCGAAGGGTGCCACCGGCGTCCTGCCCGTGATCTTCTACATCCACGGCGCCGGCTGGGTGTTCGGCAACGCCCACACCCACGACCGCCTGGTCCGCGAGTTGGCCGTCGGCACCGGCGCGGCCGTCGTCTTCCCGGAGTACGACCTCTCCCCCGAGGCGCGCTACCCGATCGCGATCGAGCAGAACTACGCGGTCGCACAGTGGGTCGTGAACAACGGCGCGGAGAAGAACCTCGACGGCACCCGGATCGCCGTGTCCGGCGACTCCGTCGGCGGCGACATGGCGGCGGTGCTCGCCCTGCAGGCG
Proteins encoded in this window:
- the metA gene encoding homoserine O-acetyltransferase MetA; protein product: MPVTVPRDLPAAAVLEAEQVFVMSDVRAAHQDIRPLQIAILNLMPMKVATETQLLRLLGNTPLQVEVTLLRTASHVSRTTPSEHLESFYSTFDEVADRHFDGMIVTGAPIERLPFEDVDYWPEMTRILDWTRTNVQSTMHVCWGAQAALYHHYGVGKHEVSQKISGVFPHRLTGTRSPILTGFDDEFLAPHSRHTDVHAADVEATGAVDVLAVSDEAGMYLAATADGRQVFVTGHPEYDADTLALEYRRDSGQGLEVAVPAHYFPGDDPAAVPLSRWRSHGQLLYANWLNRCVYQETPFAPAD
- a CDS encoding TetR/AcrR family transcriptional regulator, translated to MDAEQQRAAVLEAAEKLFYGKGIQAVGMDEIRTAAGVSLKAIYKLFPSKDALVAQVLTIRDRRWTDGLHKYVDKARTPEAKILAVFDWLEEMFADNDFRGCSFINSYGELGATSPTVADAAQHNKACYQDELSALVADAGLPDRVAVQIGLLTEGALTTAAILGPDGVVDGAREAAAVLIGAQR